A genome region from Arachis duranensis cultivar V14167 chromosome 6, aradu.V14167.gnm2.J7QH, whole genome shotgun sequence includes the following:
- the LOC107494516 gene encoding glucan endo-1,3-beta-glucosidase 8, with protein MYANITSVRPSPRLTDVSLESKSRWTHHHISARFQGSLDSFNLLLSALLSQSPLLLFLWCCHAVVEGLGVNWGTQATHKLPPDTVVQMLKDNGIQKVKLFDAEESTMSALAGTAIEVMVAIPNIQLADMNDNDKAKQWVKKSVTRYNFNGGVNIKYVAVGNEPFLKSYNNSFLNVTFPALQNIQNALNEAGVGDKIKATVPLNADVYESPANNPVPSSGTFRADINGLMTQIVAFLSKNGAPFTVNIYPFLSLYGHDDFPFDYAFFDGVTNPINDNGTPYTNVFDANFDTLVAALSKAGYGDLPIIVGEVGWPTDGDKNANTRNALRFYNGLLPRLAANKGTPRRPGYIEVYLFGLLDENGKSIQPGNFERHWGIFGYDGQPKFPMDLSGQNQNKMLVGAKNVQYLEQEWCMFNPNAKDLSKLGESITYACTNGDCTALGYGSSCNNLDANGNASYAFNMYFQMQNQNLQACNFGGLAKLSLTNISTDTCNFPIQIKSSSPPSLMVPSLLASLLVALPVVLFM; from the exons cccTCTGTTATTGTTTCTGTGGTGCTGCCATGCCGTTGTGGAAGGGCTGGGTGTGAATTGGGGAACGCAAGCAACGCACAAGTTGCCACCGGACACGGTGGTGCAGATGCTGAAGGACAATGGGATTCAGAAGGTGAAGCTGTTCGATGCAGAAGAATCAACAATGAGTGCTCTTGCTGGCACTGCAATCGAGGTCATGGTTGCCATACCTAACATCCAGCTTGCTGATATGAATGACAATGATAAAGCCAAACAGTGGGTTAAGAAGAGTGTTACAAGGTACAACTTCAATGGCGGTGTTAACATCAA GTATGTAGCTGTTGGGAACGAGCCATTTTTGAAATCATACAATAATTCATTCTTGAATGTCACATTCCCTGCACTACAAAACATTCAAAATGCACTTAATGAAGCTGGTGTTGGTGATAAGATTAAGGCTACAGTGCCCTTAAATGCTGATGTTTATGAGTCTCCGGCAAACAATCCTGTTCCGTCTTCTGGAACATTCCGGGCTGATATCAATGGCCTAATGACCCAGATAGTAGCATTCCTCAGCAAGAATGGTGCACCATTTACAGTGAACATTTACCCTTTCTTGAGTCTCTATGGGCATGACGATTTCCCTTTTGATTATGCCTTCTTTGATGGTGTCACCAACCCCATAAACGATAACGGGACTCCGTACACCAATGTCTTCGATGCGAATTTTGATACCCTTGTTGCCGCTCTCAGCAAAGCAGGGTACGGAGACCTGCCCATAATTGTTGGAGAAGTTGGATGGCCTACTGACGGCGACAAGAACGCCAACACGCGCAATGCTTTGAGGTTCTACAATGGACTCCTGCCAAGGCTTGCAGCCAACAAAGGGACACCCCGCCGCCCTGGATACATCGAAGTCTATCTGTTCGGGCTCCTTGATGAGAATGGAAAGAGCATTCAGCCAGGGAACTTCGAGCGTCACTGGGGGATTTTCGGGTATGATGGGCAGCCTAAGTTCCCGATGGACCTTTCCGGCCAGAATCAGAACAAGATGCTCGTTGGTGCGAAAAATGTACAGTACCTCGAACAAGAATGGTGCATGTTTAATCCTAATGCTAAAGATCTCAGCAAACTCGGGGAAAGTATCACTTATGCCTGCACCAATGGGGATTGCACTGCACTTGGCTATGGATCTTCATGCAACAATTTGGATGCTAATGGGAATGCTTCATATGCATTTAACATGTATTTTCAAATGCAAAATCAGAACCTTCAAGCCTGCAATTTTGGAGGTTTGGCGAAGCTTTCGTTGACAAACATTTCAACCGACACCTGCAATTTTCCCATTCAGATAAAGTCTTCATCACCACCCTCTTTGATGGTTCCCTCTCTCTTGGCTTCTTTATTGGTTGCTTTACCGGTGGTTCTGTTTATGTAG